ATGCACGGAACCGCAGCATGGAACCTTTTGAGACTGGCTTATTTTGTGCAGCATGAAGTCCCTGCATCTATGTACCCAGATCACTGTGGCTAAGAGTCCCCTATTTACTACTGTGCCATATTCCACAGTGTGACTGTACCACACTGTTTATTTACTCCCTGGGTGATTAGACTAGAGATGCTCTAAACATTCATACatgacatcttttcctttttgagctctgttgtcctgggtagggtGTGGTGGCAGCAGcccagctcacaggaacctcaaactcctgagttcaagcaatcctcctgcctctgcctccagagtagctggaacccTACCATGCTGGGCCCATACACAGCATTTTGTGTGAGCAGAAGTTTGCATTTCTGTAGGGTAAATACCCAGTGAAATTGCTCGTTCCTATGGTACATATAGGTTGAACCTGGATTCTTTCTATGTGCTGGTTTACCCTAAGTCAGTTCTCTTTTTATATAGAGCAATGGAAGCACCCAGGTGGCACCTTTAGCTTTCTCTCTGGGCATATCCCGAGCTAGATCATTTTATTCATTAGGCCTATCTCCTAGTTTCTATTCAAATACAGGTGACAATGTTGCTAAACTTACTGCCACTTCATAACAATGGTCTCCTTTGCTCCATCTTCCAAGAACATTTCCTTCACTTTCCTGTAAGTCCCTACTGTCTGCCTTGGCAAGGGTCCTTCTAACTCCTGCCCACTGCCTGGTCCCAAAGCCAGCACAGCGTGATGAGGCTTTCGTGTTGGCAGCGCTCACTCCCGGGACTGACTACTATAGCTGCATTAAAAAGCGccgtatgcctgtagtcccagctacttgggaggctgaggcaagagaaccacttaagcccaagagtttgaggttgctgtgagctgtgacgccacagcactctaccgagggtgacgtagtgagactctgtctctaaaaaaaaaaaaaacacctcaagaTCACTGCTGTGCAAACATTAGCCATCGTCCATTACTGTTGTCTCTCATATTCCTGGAGCGTGACTGGGCTCAGCCAGGTGATTCTCACTTGTGGTAGCTcatgtggttgcagtttggcggtgGCTGGGGCCAGAGCCACCTCAGAGATTTCCTCCCTTGCTGGTAGGCGCTCAGTGCCAGCTGTTGGCTGGCACTTCTTGTGGGGCGGCTGACCAACGTGTGGCCTCTTCCGCAGCTGTGCCTCCTCATAGCTGGCTGGCTGGGTGCTAACCACAAGTGTCCCAAGATGAGGGAGGAGGACAGCTGTGTCATCTATGTAACATGACCTCAGAAATCACAcgatgtaaaaaaacaaaaaattggcttggcgcccatagcacagtggttaaggcactggccacatgtactgaggctggtgggtttgaacttggccctggccagctaaacaatgacaactgcaacaacaaaaacaaagaaatcacatGATGTCTTTCTTGCTACATATTGGTTTAAGGCAAGTCATTAGAGCCAGCTTATGTTCTAGAAGAAAACTAGACAATTAAACGccacctttttttgttgttgttgatagtcgaactttgtcaccctaggtagagtgccgtggtgttacagctcacagcaagctcaaactctcaggctaaaatgatcctcttgcctcagcttcccaagtagctgggactacaggtacctgccataacatccggctatttttttagaaatgggatcttgcacttgctcaggctggtctcgaacctgtagctcaggcaatccacctgcctcggcctcccaaattctgggattataggtgggagccaccatgccaggcctaaaCTCTACCTTTTAAAGGAGGAGTGTCAAAGAACTGGCTGACAATGGGCCCTTCACTGAGGCAGACTGGAAAAGAGGCAGGGTATGTGCCCAGGAAGGTGGATGGGGAGAAGTCACATTCACCAAGGGGGACAGCTGGAGGTGGCCCATTTATCAAGGCAATGAGGGGATTGTGAGATCTTGTTCCTGGCATGGTGAGTGGGAGACATTTATTGGTGACAGAAATGGAACATGGAGCAGACTTCTGAAAGCACTAGTCTGGAGCAGAAGGAGAGGCCCGCTGGAGGTGTCAACTTGGGAGTCATTGTCACAGAGATGGTGCCTGAGGCTCCAGGGCTGGAGGAGACCCCCAAAGTAAGAAGGTGGAGGGATGAAGGAATGGTCAGGGCTGGGAGGAGGGCACGGCAGATGTGGTGGTGGCCCTCCTGACCACCGACCCTGCTGTCCTCACCCTAGGGGAACTCTTGACTTTGGCAGGTGGTCAGTCCCTGTGCATCTTCCTGGTTACATCTCCCTGATTTAATTCCTGGACACTGTAGCTGGTTTAGGTGCTTGTGCATGAGGGAGTGAGTTCTGTTAGGGCAGTCTGCCAGGAGAGGTCTCCACAGTCACCCATGGGGACACATGGGAAGAGATGAGAGGTGTGGGGCTGTGGCAGCCCTTCTGCAACCAAGAGGTAGGCTGGGAGAGGCAGAGCCACTCACAGATGTGGTGGCTCCAATCCTGGGCACTCTTGTGACAGAAGTTGAGTCAGAATGTTTGTCACTTGAAGTCCAAATTGTCATCACTGATACCAGAGTGGAGATGTCAAAGGAGGCCGCAGAGGAGCCGGCAAGGGAAGAAATTTGTGTTTCCTGGATAGCAGCTCACGTTCATTCAGTCCCCCCAACTCCCTGCCTCAACCAGACTCTAAACATCTCACTTGCTAACTGGTTGAGCCCTAGAGCAGCTCTTGAGTTAGGTCACTATTATTATGCCAGTTTATAGAtagggaaactaaggcacagagaagtgagGAACCTATGGaagatcacacagccaggaagtgcTAGCTGGGTATAAACCAGGCAGTCTGTTGTCTTTCCCTTGAGCTATACAATGTGTGCAGAGGTCAAGGGGAGAGGGCCAAGCACGAGTCACCAGCCTGGGGCAGAAGGAGCCAGGGACGTGTGGTCAGAGCAGGATTGGCCTAGGTGGAGAGTGGGGAGGTGGAGAGCCCACCTGTGACAGCTGTTGGGGGCCAGTGAGGTGCGGGATCGGTGGGCTGGGGGTGTTGAATGATTTATTTGGGGCGGGGGCGTACTCTGGGGCCGGTGGGAAAGCAGGAGGAGAGGCCTCGTACCGGGGGTTCGGAAAGGTTTTCCTGACTGCGGAAAGAAGGCTGAAAATTGGGCCCAACGGCGGCCAGCGCAGCTGTTCATCAGCTGCGtcctccaggaggctgagacccGGCCTGGGAAGCGTCTGGGAGGTTCATGGCTAAGTCAGGTGGGATGGAGAGGTGGCCAGTGCTGTTGGGCCCCAACAGAGGTTGGAATCCAGGAGTTCTGGGTGTGCGCCTCGGGTGGGTTTCTCTAGACCCTCTCACCTCCCCCGTAAGGACCCAAAGGGGACGAGTAATCAGCCCTGGCCGAAGGAGAGGGACCACGGGCTGGGCCAGGAGGCGCCTTCGCGCTCTGGGTCCGCTGCCGGGGGTCCTAGTGTCCTCTGGGCGGCTGTCCCAATGGAGGGGAGCGCTCACTGGCGAGCCGGGCGGGCGGCGGGGAGACGGCCCTCCGCCTCTTCCCGGGGGGTCGCTGGGCGGCCGGGTACGCCGGGCCCTTTCCAGGCAGGAGGGCTCACGTGGGGGCTCCAGGCGCCCTCCCGCACCGCGGCCGGCCCCCGCGCGGCGAAGCGGAGCTGGCTTCTTTGCCGCCACAGTCGAGGATTAGCTCGCTCTGTGCCGACGCTGCGGGATTAGCCCGCGTGGACTCGGCGCCCCGCCTGGGGATTACCGCGCTCCCCCCCGACGTATATATTCCCGCGGCCGCTGCGGCCGGACCGGGCCGGgcatggcggcggcggcggggggcGCGGCGAGCCGCCGGGGTCCCGGGAGGCCCTGCGCCTTCTCCATCGACCACATCCTCTCCAGCCTGCCGGAGAGGAGTCCCCCGGCCCGGGCCGCCCGCCCACCTCAGCCCGCCAGCCGCCAGAGCCCCGCGGAGCCAGAGGAGCCCGGGGCGCCCGAGGCCGCGCCCTGcgcttgctgctgctgctgcgggCCCCGCGGGCCCCCGGAGGCGGCCGCCGCGCTGGGTGAGTGGGTGCGGGACGCGGCCCGGGTGGGGGGCCTCGGGACGCGGCGCGGCCGGTGAGAGCTCAGCCCCCGGCTCGGGTCTCACCGCGCCCTCGCCCCGCAGGCGCGCGGCTGCGGTGGCCGCTCAGGCTGGAGCCCGCGGCGCCCTTGTCCTTGGCCGCGCCGGCTGCAGGCTCGGTGGCGCTGCCCGGCGCGATCGGCCCAGGCCCGCAGAGGCGCACGCGGCGCCACCGCACCATCTTCAGCGAGGAGCAGCTGCAGGCGCTCGAGGCGCTCTTCGTGCAGAACCAGTACCCCGACGTGGGCACACGCGAGCGCCTGGCCGGGCGCATCCGCCTGCGCGAGGAGCGCGTGGAGGTGGGTGCGCGTCCCCCGCCCGGGAGCCGACTCCGCGGTGCGGCCGGACCGGGACGGGGCAGGGGCAGGTGcgaggagggagggaagtgaaGGGAACTCTCGttttcatctcttcatttttaaattccacCCCTAATTTATCCTGAGGATGAAACAAGCGCGCGTTCACGTCCAGAATTTGGgaagttgggcagcacctgtagctcaaaggagtagggcgctggccccaaatgttggaggtggcgggtttaaacccagccccagccaaaaactgcagaattTGGAAAGttgagaaaagcagaaaactGAAGAAGGAGCATCCTGGTCGCCCCCgggcggaggcggcggcggcggggtgGGCAGCCCCGGTCCGCGCACACCCCTGCCGTGAAGCCCCCTCCCGGTCCACCTATGCGAGTCCGGTGAGGCGCGGAGACGGGGGCTGGCCTGACTTGTCCCCTCCCCATGCTCAGGTCTGGTTCAAGAACCGCCGGGCCAAGTGGCGACACCAGAAGCGCGCGTCAGCGTCTGCGAGGCTCCTGCCTGGGACGAAGAAGCCTCCCAAGGGCAGCTGTTGATGGCTGTGGGAACTAGCTCCTGGTCCTGGCCGTGATCTGTGGAGCCCGCTTGGGAGAGGACAGACCTACCCCAAATGGAGCTAGGAGAGGACCCCAGCCTCTCCCGCCAATCCCCACAGCTCCCTGCCTCCCggaggtctgtgtgtgtgtgcgcgcgcgcccCTGTGCCAACAATTCCCTCAAAGAGACACGAAGAACCCGAGTGCCCTCTTCTCCTCCAGGCAATGGGACTGGAGGGCCGTGGAGATTCCCTTGGGTGGACTGGTGATAGAGCAGGtcagctccccacccccagctcaccCTGAGAGGAACTAACTCCACCCCCCATCAATGAGGAACCTAGAatcctccatccccaccccagaGAAGGCAGGGCATCTCTCCTCCCCTGGGGAGGTAGGCCCCACATGACCTGGCCTGCTGTCCTCCCAGGGTGGGTGGGGCCTGTGCAATCCTGGAGTCGCTGCCACCTCCAAGGTCCTGGGATGGGCCTTGCCGTTTGGAATAAGGTGGACAAGGTAATCTCCCAGCCCCGTAACCTTTGAGCCTCGTGCTGATATGGAGAAATAAACATGCAGACAACACAAAAGGTGTCCAGAGTCCCAAGTCCATCATGGCTCCCTTCCCACAGCCAGCAGGGAGCTGCCCCTCATCTTCCTTCCCAGGGAGTTGGGGAGAGGGGCAGCTTGGCTTTGAGAATGAAGCCCAGTGAGTCCTTAGTCCCTGTGCCAGGGCTCCCCCTACCCCCCGGGCAGAGTAGACTGCCCCACAGATTGTGGCCTGGGACCCTGGGGGCCTGCCTTGGCCTAGAGGCACCGCCAACCTGCCTGGTGGGTGAGGGTCCTTGGTTGGCTTCTCCCCCTGGGGATTTCTGTGCTGTGGGGGCTGCCTCATAGCAGTCAGTCTCTGCCATCCTAGGGTGGGGCAAGAAGAAGTTGGATTGGGGAGACCCTGCATCCATTGTCTTGGAAAACTGCCTGCCCTCCCCCGCTCCCCCCTTCATCTCTGCTCCAGAGCAAAGGACAACACGGAAACCAGGCTCTGAGTCCCCATATGGGCCCTACCATGGGTCCAACGTGCTGCACCCCCACTCAGCCAGCTTGAGcacattgctctgtctccttacAGGTCCTGCGCCCTGGGGTGCCCATAAGAGACACAGTCCATCCACAAAAGCAGGACTAGAAAAGCCAGGGCTGCAGCTCCCAGCACACTCTGGGGCTGGCCAGCTTGGATAACACTGAGTGGGCCTGGTGTCCCCCAGCACAGCTGCCCTAGCACTGCCAGGGCCTCCACTCCCCAGGGTGCACACTTCAGCCTATTACATGGCTCTCCCTGAATCTTGGCCTTTCCCTTGAAGACTGAACTGCctattaaaacagtaaaaatgacTGTGGCCTGGGACACCCCCATCTCACTGAGTTCCAGGCCCCTCACCTTCTGTGGCTGAATGGCCATCTGCCATTGTGTAGAGCAGCCAAAATCAGAGCTGGCCCAAGCTCCACCTTTGCAGCCCCTCTCCTGACCTTCCTCTTGGAGCTCTGGCCACCCTTTGGCAGGCTGCTACCCATGAGTGCCCATAACACAGGTATCCTTGGGCTAAGGTTCTCCCCTCTCATCCACTCTTAGGCTCCCATTCCCATCTCTCTGCCATGCTTATACCTTCAGTCCAGCCTTCTCCCCTAAGCTAGAGATTTCTCCCCAACTGTCCCCTGACTACTCCACCCGGAATGCTACAGGCCCCTCAAGGTCATATTATCCATGAACAGCTCTCCCCTGTGTGTGAGCCAGAGAGCCAGCCATCATcagctcctctccctccctcttccaccattcccaggccaatatcaagcCAATTTTGCCTCTAAATCACGTCAATTAACCCCAGAAGTTTTCTCTCCAGCTTCAACTGCACCAACCTGATGTAAACCATTAACTCTCACTTTGACCATTATAGCTGTTTCCAGTCCAGTCTTCCCCACCTGACCTGCACCCACTCTGGCTTCTCTTTCATTCAAATGAAGACAAAACTCCTCTCACGAAAACCCGGGAGACCCCGTGCAGCCTGGCCCTGCCCTTAACATCATCTTGCACCTCACTACACTCTGTGTGTATTAAAAGGTCTTTGGAATTTGCCCTGCTCCCTCCTGCCACTGGACCTTTGCACATAGTCCTCCCTCTGACCAGGGTCTGGTTTTGCATCTTTTGGATCTGTGATTGCATTCTGCCTGGGGCAACATCCCCTGATTTTCCCCACTAGGTTCAAACTCTTGCACTGACACAGCTGCAATTTTACACCTGTTTGTGAGCCCATCTAACTAGTGTCTCTGCCTTCCCCATGGGATTGTCACAAAGGAAGAACCACCACCATGGCATCACCAGGAAATGAAGGGATGCTTGCATGTTGTAAAAGCAAAAGTGTACCAAATTATTATGAGACAGAACTTGTTTGACATAATTCAAAACTTCCTTTGGTGGAGAAATTCCTGGAAAATGTCAGGCAGTTTTCTGGTCCACGTCAGTGAAAATCAACTCTTCTGAGAAGCCCACTCTGGCTAGCATTCAGGGGGCTAATAATCTTTAACCAGACGTTTCTTTATTGAACTGTCATCttgctctttttaaattttaactcttGTTAGATAGCTATAAAGAAATAATTGTCTCCTGGATTTTTCTTCCATAATGTTGGAAACGCGCATATAATCAAATTTTCTagagtttagaaaaataataccGACGCATACACAGATTATTTGAGAGAAATTGGAATTCCTAGACTTTGGATTCCGCAGCGCTGGAATTTCTATTAGCGCGATCAACACGCCTCATAGCTTCTACCACAGCGCCCCCTGGTGTCCACAACCGAGACCTGCAGGAATAGCCGGGGGACCAGCGCTCTTAGGACGTCATGACCAAGCGCGAGTTGTGACGCTTTTCTATTGGCCAATTGTTGGAGGCGCCTGCGCAGAAGGTATAGTCCCGCCCACCCTAAACCCTGTGACGTTCCTGCGCTGCCGGAGCGGCCCAGGGATAGTGATGGAGACGCAGGACTCTTCCGCTTCGGCCCGGTTGCTCCCGGTCGGGTCCGGGCCCCGTAGGAAGCGCGCGACTGGGGAGACCGGGGCTGTGATGAAAAAGCAGCGGGTCCTGGATGAGGAAGAGTATATCGAGGTATGACATCGGTGTGGACGCCGGTGACGTTCTGGTCCCTCCTCGCCTCGCGCTCGGCTCAGGTCCATTCTCTTGGCTCCCCTTTCCCATCATGGGAGTGCAGCAGCCCGAGTCCCTGCCCTGGGGGTGTGGAACGTCCCTGGAGCCGAGCAAACCGTGGGATGGAGGTGTCCTGGGTGCGGAAGGTTTTAGGGGAGTTGTAGGGGGTTGGGGGGCGTCTCGGTCTGTGATGGGAGTCAGGGAAGTAAGGTTTTCTGTTAAAGCGTGGGTAGGAGTCTGACAGAGTGAAAAGAGGGTGCCAACGAGGGCTGTTAAAGAGCAGTAGCAGCAAGTGTGAAAGTTGGGTTCCTGAAAAGAGGGCAGCTTGAGTGAATGGCTCTCTGTGCCCCTGGAAGCAGCTGTTGGTCCTATTGCAAGCGTGCAGGGGGAGGAGCTGGCACAGGGGATTTGGGTGTCAGTCTGGTTTCAGACTGCTTAAATTTGCGATGCCTTTGGGATATACAGATGATTTGACAGACAGCTGCACGCACAGATTTGCAGCTCCGGAGCAATGTCCAGTCAGAGGTACAGATTTGGAAATctcggtggtggtggtggtgactggCTGAAGTCGCTGAGGAAATGGGTTTAGTTTGGAAATAGAAAATCACAGGTGGAATGAAGGTGGCAACATCCGTATTGGTCTGGCTGGTATGAGAGTAGAGTCAGGAGAGGAGAATGACTGGCtagtgaaggagagagagaggtttCTTGGACATCAGAGGAGCATTTAGTAAGGTTAGAGTTTGCAGCATGGCCACCACGTGGCCAACACCTCTCTGTAAAGTTCCTCCAAGTTCCCCCAGCAAGCCCCAGTTATTGGGGAAGGCAGGAGTTTAAGAAGGTTCTGTAagggccttagtgtatgtggtggtgggctgtaaggcagctctaACTTTTGTTCTAATCTCTTCTAACAGGGCCTCCAGACAGTTATCCAGAGGGATTTCTTCCCTGATGTGGAGAAGCTGCAGGCGCAGAAGGAgtacctggaggctgaggagaaCGGAGACTTGGAAAGGATGCGCCAGATTGCCATCAAGTTTGGCTCTGCCCTGGGCAAGATGTCCCGAGAGCCCCCGCCACCCTGTAAGAGGCCCCGTGGGTGGCAGAGAGGGAAACGCCTGCTGAACCGTTGCCTTAAGCTCACTATActgttttcccccttttttacCCTCAGACGTGACTCCAGCCACGTTTGAAACCCCTGAAGTACACACACGCAATGGAGTTGTGGGCAGCAAGCCCAGGCCCCGAGGCCAAGGCTTGGAGGATGGTGAGTAAGAGCTCCCTCTTTGTCACGCTGTTGGTTGGAATTGCTTGGGAATCTTATCCTGTGAGGCCCTGAGGGGGTGGTCCAGAGGGCTAAAGGTCACATCTTGTCCCTGAGGGGTTTCCCTGCCTAAACAGCAACTGGTCTAGGAGGCGGAAGGTCTGGGCCTGGCGCCCTGTGTTTGGCCCCTGTGGAATGGGAATCTCACCACCTGTCTTGCTGGCCTGCTTGCTGTGTGCCAGTCCCTGCCCTGTGGATTTCAGGGGCCTTGGAAGGCTCTTTTCCTCACTGTCTGACGATGTCTCAGAACCTCtgccttcatttcttccttgttGGTCACTTTTCCTAGATAACAGTACAgttagtttcttttcttccatcAGGTTTCTGCTTAGGTGTTGCTCATTCAGGGAAATCTTTTCTGAACTCCTAGTGTAAAGTACTCTCTGACTTCTGACCTGGCTTTGTTTTTCTGACATAGCATTTCCGTTTGTTTATCATCTCCCTAATTAGCATCCCTTCCCCATGAGCAGAGACGTTGTCTTGCTCCCATCTGTCTGTTCTGCGTCTGGAATGGCACTTGGGGTGCTGTTGACACACATAGGCCTTTGACAAACATCTGTAGAACAGATGAATTAGTTGTTGTTTTCAATATGTTCACTGGGGTGTGCGACACTCAAGCATATATGGTAATATCCGGACTTTATAAGGATATCTCAAGAGCATCTTGAGTCCTGTTGCATATAAATATACTGCATGCTGTGGTCAATCAGATTGTCAGTGGACAAGATGGATAAGATACTGTTCTTTACCGGGTTCTAGTCTATAGTAGGCTGTATTGGCACAGATGCACTGTGTGTTCacacaatgtgatgttttgtgCTTTATAATCTATTTGTCTACCATTAACACAGTTCTCATTGTCCTTAGggcttgattctttttttttttgcagtttttggccagggctgggtttgaacccaccacctccggtatatggggccagtgccctactcctttgagccacaggtgcccgccCAGGATGTGATTCTTTATTCAAATGTGGCTTGTGAATGACAGGTCaatttgcagttttgtttttttttttttaattgttgaggaatCATTGACGATAAGCCAGGTTGCAGGTTCTTTTTATACCTTCACCCCTATGTCAGTAGATACAGGAATTTTTTTCATGATCTAAGTGATGGGTACTATTGTCATTCACATTTATGGGccaggaaactgagactcagaaaggcAGTAGCTTCTGTAGGTCTCAGAGATGGTTAGTAGCAAAATGGGGTTTGAGTCTTCATCTTCCTGACCCCAGGTCCTCAACTTGTCGCCACTGTACTTTGTGCACAGGCTGGAACATAGCAGGTGGTTGGGCAAGATTGTcactagaatggaagaaaatgttgtcCTCCAGATGTCCCCACTGACGTTCGCACCACTGCACACAGCAAAGGGCACTGCCTCAGCAAGGGTACACTTCCATGGTGGCAGGGTGTGGTTGGGGTTGTAGCCCAGTGTCTGTAAGGCCCCATCCAGAGGACTGAGTTATATGGGGTCCCTGGCATCGGGGCTAGCTGGTGGTCCAGACACTTAGGTGATGACCACCCTCCATAACACAAGTACCGTGAGGGAAGAGTGGTTAGGGTAAGGAAAtcgcagggagggagggagccctGGGGACTTTGCAAGTAGAGCTTATAGGTTAGGTACAATTTTGGGGAGAGGGGGAGCCTGCTTATGATCATGAACTCTTGCTCTGATGCCTGGATTGCTCCACCCCCCTCGCTCCCCATACTCCCACTTATATGAATCAGATTACACATTTCCTTTGCTGTCCAGGAAATGAGTGGTGTTGGCCAGGCATCTATAGCGTGTAAACCCAGGGCTCCCTGGGCAGTCAGAATGGATCGGTTGCACCCTTATGAGCAGTCCTCTGGCGGAATGGGCTCTCGTGGACAGACGCCAGGCCCAGGGGTGAGGACACCGGTCATGCTTGTAGGGTGGAGTGATTCCTGGGCCTGGACTTGCTGGCCTGCCCTGGCTGCAAAGTGGTGTTCATGCCATTTGTGGTCTGTTTTCCCCACCTGCACCCGCAAGCAGGAGAGGCTGGAGAGGAGGGCAAAGAGGAGCCGCTGCCCGGCCTGGACATCTTCCTGAGCCGCTACACAAGTGAGGACAACGCCTCCTTCCAGGAGATCATGGAGGTGGCCAAAGAGAAGAGCCGGGCACGCCACGCCTGGCTCTACCAGGCTGAGGAGGAGTTTGAGAAGGTATCCCCAAGGCACGCGGGCATGGGCCTCtttgtggggtggggagagccA
The sequence above is a segment of the Nycticebus coucang isolate mNycCou1 chromosome 4, mNycCou1.pri, whole genome shotgun sequence genome. Coding sequences within it:
- the GSC2 gene encoding homeobox protein goosecoid-2 — translated: MAAAAGGAASRRGPGRPCAFSIDHILSSLPERSPPARAARPPQPASRQSPAEPEEPGAPEAAPCACCCCCGPRGPPEAAAALGARLRWPLRLEPAAPLSLAAPAAGSVALPGAIGPGPQRRTRRHRTIFSEEQLQALEALFVQNQYPDVGTRERLAGRIRLREERVEVWFKNRRAKWRHQKRASASARLLPGTKKPPKGSC